AACTTTGTACATTACGAATTTCATTGGACTTAGGAAATTGATGAAATCTGAGCTGATTGTGCGTTTCTGCAATGTACATGGTCAGATTGTGTTCGAGAAAAGGGTTGAATCTGATGTAGAAAAGCTCAACATGCATATTCCAAATGGCATTTATTTTTACCAACTCGTCAGTGGAAATACAATTCTTGCTACAGGAAAAGCTGTAAAAGTTAATTAAGGATTTAGAAGAATCCGATGATGCTGATGTACGCGCTTTGCGAAGTGCCAATCATCGGAAGGACATAACCTTCAAGATTATTTGTTCCAATTCTCACTTCAACCACCTCTGCAAATCGCTTTCGCAGTTCCAGGCCAAGGTTCCAACTGCCAAAGCCACCGTACGCAAACCGGCCATCGATATAAAATCCCTTGCCTAGTTTGGAATCTGTTCCGATAAAAGCATACGGAATGTAGCCTGGCGCAATTCGATACTGAACGCCTGCATACACGCGCCATTGCTTGGTGCTGTTGATCATATAATGTCCTTCAATCCTCATTCTTCCAGGAACAGTTGTGTTGTAAGAAGATGCAGATTTCTTGGTTGCTAGTCCATTGACAATCGAATCGAGATTGGCTGAAATAATGGAGCCACCATCAGACGGGAAGAGATTGAGGTCAATTCCTTCAAACCTGAAAATGGTATCAAGATCGGTCTGTTTGAGATTCTTAGACCAACGGATAATCCCAAGATCATCTGCCTCAAAACGAATTCCGAACTTTTCTGTGCCGTAACCGATGTTGACGGAGGCACTGAAACCAATGCCATTGGCATCAAAATATTGGGCGCTGGAAAGAGAAGAAGAACGCAAACTTCCGTGTATTTCCCCATCTATGAATTCACCATCTGGATCGGTGTATAATTGTGCTTGGTCAATCTTCAATTGAAGATTTCGTTTGCCTGTAAGTAGCGAAACGCCAAAACCAATATTCCATTTTCCTTTTGGTTTGATGACGTTTTTTAGAATGCCAACTTCATATTGCGTGTACATCAATAAGTTGAGTTCCGTAGGTGCAAGGTCAATTGTTTCGCCTGCAAACATGGCGTTGCCAAAACTCGCTAGATCAAAAAGTGCCTTTGGATAATTTGCGTTGATGTGTGTGCGGTCGGCAACCTTGATGAACCAGCCAATTCCTTTGGTACTGTCTGGAATGTGTTTCGCGAATATGCCGTAGTCAAGATCGGCACCAACACGATTGGATTTCCCATGCAGATTGCTCACTTTCTCTCTCAGGCTGCGACTTAGGAATTTCCCTTGGTATGTGTTCCAAAGAAGATTGCTGGTGATGGCATTGGTGCTAGCCTGATATCTGCCAAAGGCACCCACAGCATATCCACCATCCCAATTAGAGTAAACCTCATTTCTAAACTGAGCACGAGCACCGAAACTCCAAGTTAGAATAACGCAGACGATGATGCTTTTTCTCACAGCGTTGATGGACCAAGGTTAATGTTGAAGTTTCCGGTCAATTTGAGGTCCATGCCATAACTCGCATAAAACTCCATCAACTGTGGTTGATTGGCAGTATTGAATCGAACCTTAAACCGAATTTTTCGGGTTTGTGGAAGCACATTCGAAGTTCTAACAGGAATAGGAATTGTAATGCGAGATTCTAGGGGAGAAATCACTTTGTTCTCAGCGTCAAGAGGAGGAGCAGCAATTGTCGATGGCACGATCAAAGCATCCAACTCTTGTCCAAATTCATCAAGAAGCGTCATTTCTATCATTCCTTCAAGAGGAAAACCATTGGTAGCAACCAAAGTGAAACTGCCGCTGTTCACCGCATCAATTACCCCAACGTCTGATAGGTCCCAGTCCAAGGTGTCAACCAAGGTCAGGTTTGTCAAGGTCGTTCTTAGCGGAACATCAATGTCCAACAAAGCTTGAAAT
The DNA window shown above is from Flavobacteriales bacterium and carries:
- a CDS encoding DUF5723 family protein produces the protein MRKSIIVCVILTWSFGARAQFRNEVYSNWDGGYAVGAFGRYQASTNAITSNLLWNTYQGKFLSRSLREKVSNLHGKSNRVGADLDYGIFAKHIPDSTKGIGWFIKVADRTHINANYPKALFDLASFGNAMFAGETIDLAPTELNLLMYTQYEVGILKNVIKPKGKWNIGFGVSLLTGKRNLQLKIDQAQLYTDPDGEFIDGEIHGSLRSSSLSSAQYFDANGIGFSASVNIGYGTEKFGIRFEADDLGIIRWSKNLKQTDLDTIFRFEGIDLNLFPSDGGSIISANLDSIVNGLATKKSASSYNTTVPGRMRIEGHYMINSTKQWRVYAGVQYRIAPGYIPYAFIGTDSKLGKGFYIDGRFAYGGFGSWNLGLELRKRFAEVVEVRIGTNNLEGYVLPMIGTSQSAYISIIGFF